From a region of the Spelaeicoccus albus genome:
- a CDS encoding NAD(P)H-dependent glycerol-3-phosphate dehydrogenase, which translates to MTRQAPRVAVLAAGSWGTTFAKVVADAGHDVTLWARRQEVAEEINQRHRNTDYLPDIDLPESIRATSDIDKALDGAELVVLSIPAQSVRERLGEWREKLPKDAVLVSLMKGVERGTHMRMSQVIAEVTGWPDDRIGVVSGPNLAMEIAGGQPTATVVASTSQQTAELLAHVSAGSYFRPYTNTDVVGVEFGGAVKNVIALATGMAEGRGLGDNSKASIITRGLAETTRLAAAFGADPQTMSGLAGLGDLVATCASPLSRNHTVGVLLGRGLSLDEVIARTKQTAEGIKSCSAILELAETAKVDMPITQAVVAVLAGKLPVDELGTLLLSRARKAELE; encoded by the coding sequence GTGACACGTCAGGCACCACGCGTCGCCGTTCTGGCAGCCGGCAGCTGGGGGACGACGTTCGCGAAAGTGGTGGCGGACGCCGGCCACGACGTGACGCTCTGGGCCCGCCGGCAGGAGGTTGCCGAGGAGATCAATCAGCGGCACCGTAATACCGACTATTTGCCCGATATTGACCTGCCCGAATCGATCCGCGCCACCAGCGACATCGACAAGGCATTGGACGGCGCCGAGCTCGTCGTGCTGTCCATCCCGGCCCAGTCGGTGCGGGAGCGCCTTGGCGAATGGCGCGAGAAACTACCGAAGGACGCCGTCCTGGTCTCCTTGATGAAGGGCGTCGAACGCGGCACGCATATGCGCATGAGTCAGGTCATCGCCGAGGTAACCGGATGGCCGGACGACCGGATCGGCGTCGTCTCGGGACCGAACCTGGCCATGGAGATCGCGGGCGGCCAGCCGACAGCGACCGTTGTGGCGTCGACAAGTCAGCAAACTGCCGAACTGCTGGCGCACGTGTCGGCCGGATCGTACTTCCGGCCCTACACGAACACGGACGTCGTCGGCGTCGAGTTCGGCGGAGCCGTCAAGAACGTGATCGCCTTGGCCACCGGAATGGCCGAGGGGCGCGGGCTCGGGGACAATTCGAAGGCCTCCATCATCACCCGCGGGCTTGCCGAGACCACCCGCCTGGCCGCAGCGTTCGGCGCCGACCCGCAAACGATGTCGGGACTGGCCGGCCTCGGCGACCTGGTCGCCACCTGTGCCTCGCCGCTCTCGCGCAATCACACGGTCGGCGTGCTGCTGGGCCGCGGACTGTCCCTGGACGAGGTGATCGCCCGTACCAAGCAGACCGCCGAGGGCATCAAATCGTGCTCGGCAATCCTCGAACTCGCCGAAACGGCAAAGGTCGACATGCCCATCACGCAGGCGGTCGTCGCCGTGCTCGCCGGGAAACTTCCCGTCGACGAACTCGGCACGCTGCTGCTGTCGCGTGCCCGGAAGGCCGAGCTCGAGTAA
- a CDS encoding trans-sulfuration enzyme family protein: MTSRPTGRALSTTAVTSGRPRAVPDAPLSEPVTLTSTYIADADGSMPPGRVYARASQPNWEALESTLAQLEGAESAFAFSSGAAAMDAALSLVEPGGTVIMHRHGYAGTFTLADAHAAARDVRVVRVDFLDPASLAGLVVDGPALLWAESCTNPMIEAIDLPALARMARRLGALFVVDNTFSTPLTVRPLAHGADVVVHSASKYLAGHSDVIAGLTATSDPELASRMLAHRTAYGAILGPHEAWLVHRGIRTLGVRLDRAARNARELARRLRDHPAVDAVHHPSLDGDPSKPVADRLWDGYGGMISLTLVAEPGTPSVERADAVIAAAHLVVSATSLGGVETMWERRTRHGEPESVPDSLIRLSVGIEDVEDIWADLDAALSA; encoded by the coding sequence ATGACTTCGCGACCGACCGGGCGGGCTCTCTCGACGACAGCCGTCACGTCCGGCAGACCCAGGGCAGTGCCCGACGCTCCCCTGTCCGAGCCCGTCACGCTGACCTCGACCTATATTGCCGACGCCGATGGGTCGATGCCGCCCGGTCGCGTCTATGCGCGGGCCTCGCAGCCGAACTGGGAAGCACTCGAATCGACGCTTGCGCAGTTGGAGGGCGCCGAGTCGGCGTTCGCGTTCTCCTCCGGCGCGGCCGCCATGGACGCCGCCTTGTCATTAGTGGAGCCCGGCGGCACCGTGATCATGCACCGGCACGGGTACGCAGGCACGTTCACGCTGGCCGATGCGCATGCGGCAGCTCGCGACGTGCGCGTCGTCCGGGTCGATTTTCTCGACCCGGCAAGTCTGGCCGGCCTCGTCGTGGACGGTCCGGCATTGCTGTGGGCCGAGAGCTGCACCAATCCCATGATCGAGGCGATCGACCTGCCGGCGCTTGCCCGGATGGCGCGGCGTCTCGGTGCGCTGTTCGTCGTCGACAACACGTTCTCGACGCCGCTGACGGTGCGGCCGCTGGCGCACGGCGCTGACGTCGTCGTGCATTCGGCATCGAAATACCTGGCCGGGCATTCGGATGTGATCGCCGGTCTTACTGCAACGAGCGACCCGGAGCTCGCCTCGCGAATGCTTGCCCACCGGACGGCGTACGGGGCCATCCTGGGCCCGCACGAGGCCTGGCTGGTCCATCGCGGCATCCGCACCCTCGGCGTCCGGCTTGACCGGGCCGCGCGCAACGCTCGGGAATTGGCGCGCCGGCTGCGCGACCATCCGGCCGTCGACGCCGTGCATCATCCCTCGCTGGATGGCGATCCGAGCAAGCCCGTGGCGGACCGGTTGTGGGACGGCTACGGCGGAATGATCTCGTTGACTCTGGTCGCCGAGCCCGGGACCCCCTCGGTCGAGCGGGCGGACGCAGTGATCGCAGCTGCACACCTTGTCGTGTCGGCGACGAGTTTGGGCGGGGTGGAGACGATGTGGGAACGGCGCACGCGGCACGGCGAACCGGAGTCGGTGCCGGACTCGCTGATCCGGCTGAGCGTCGGGATCGAAGACGTCGAGGACATCTGGGCCGATCTCGACGCCGCCTTGAGCGCGTAA
- a CDS encoding D-alanine--D-alanine ligase family protein: MNNSSKPRVAVVFGGRSSEHAVSCATAAGVLEAIDRDSYDVIALGITRSGQWVQAPDRPQYALESGNLPEVDPAAGTVLMPLDADTKQVIVTETGRVPETLGSVDVVFPLLHGPYGEDGTLQGLLELSDTRYVGAGVFASAVSMDKHYMKVVLEAAGLPVGPYEVVTDRQWRTDPDAARRRIAGLGFPVFVKPARAGSSIGISKVAGPDDLDAAIAEAHRHDRKVVIEAGIDGREVECGVLSGFGDDPPETSLPGEIVVTGGHDFYDFDAKYLDESSIELTCPADLDAATTAAVRDAASRTFEAVGCEGLARVDVFVTPGGEVVVNEINTMPGFTPFSMFPRVWQASGLDYPALVDRLIRLALDRPTGLR, encoded by the coding sequence ATGAATAATTCTTCGAAGCCTCGCGTCGCGGTGGTGTTCGGCGGCCGCTCGAGCGAGCACGCCGTCAGCTGTGCCACGGCCGCAGGCGTGCTGGAAGCCATCGACAGGGACTCCTATGACGTGATTGCGCTGGGGATCACCCGCAGCGGGCAGTGGGTGCAAGCGCCCGACCGTCCGCAGTACGCCTTGGAATCCGGCAATCTGCCCGAGGTGGACCCGGCGGCCGGCACCGTGCTGATGCCGCTGGACGCCGATACCAAGCAGGTCATCGTGACCGAGACCGGCCGCGTTCCCGAAACGCTCGGGTCGGTGGACGTCGTGTTTCCGCTGCTGCACGGCCCGTACGGCGAGGACGGCACGCTGCAAGGCCTCTTGGAACTCAGCGACACCCGCTACGTCGGCGCCGGAGTCTTTGCATCGGCCGTCAGCATGGACAAGCACTACATGAAAGTCGTGCTTGAAGCCGCGGGCCTGCCGGTCGGGCCCTACGAGGTCGTCACGGACCGCCAATGGCGCACCGACCCGGACGCCGCACGCCGGCGGATCGCGGGATTGGGGTTCCCGGTGTTCGTCAAACCGGCCCGCGCCGGATCGAGCATCGGCATCAGCAAGGTCGCCGGGCCGGACGACCTCGATGCGGCAATTGCCGAAGCCCACCGGCACGACCGCAAGGTCGTGATCGAGGCCGGCATCGACGGGCGAGAAGTCGAATGCGGCGTGCTGTCCGGGTTCGGCGACGACCCGCCGGAGACCTCGCTGCCCGGTGAAATCGTGGTGACGGGCGGACACGATTTTTACGATTTCGACGCGAAGTACTTGGACGAATCCAGCATCGAGCTGACCTGCCCGGCCGACTTGGATGCCGCGACCACCGCCGCGGTGCGGGATGCGGCGTCCCGCACCTTTGAAGCGGTAGGCTGCGAGGGCCTAGCCCGAGTCGACGTATTCGTCACGCCCGGTGGCGAGGTAGTGGTCAACGAGATCAACACCATGCCGGGCTTCACTCCGTTTTCCATGTTCCCGCGCGTGTGGCAGGCGTCCGGGCTGGACTATCCGGCGCTCGTCGACAGGCTCATCCGGCTGGCGCTCGATCGTCCCACCGGTCTGCGCTGA
- a CDS encoding DUF3515 domain-containing protein: MKLRWAAVPVVALCACVLSGCTGKVKVDPAAGAADPKCAAVMLSLPDELGGNAKRATTSQATAAWGDPSAVILRCGVTSPGPTTTPCVSVDKIDWLSKDEGDHWRFVTYGRTPAVEVLIDQRKVSGQNAIATLSAAVSSLPQKRHCVGAKDVSN; the protein is encoded by the coding sequence GTGAAACTCAGGTGGGCGGCCGTACCGGTCGTCGCGCTGTGCGCGTGCGTGCTGTCCGGCTGCACCGGCAAAGTGAAAGTCGATCCGGCCGCCGGGGCCGCCGACCCGAAATGCGCGGCCGTCATGCTGTCGCTGCCCGACGAGCTGGGCGGCAACGCCAAGCGGGCCACGACGTCGCAGGCCACTGCCGCCTGGGGTGATCCGAGCGCGGTGATCCTGCGGTGCGGCGTCACGTCGCCGGGGCCGACGACGACGCCCTGCGTGAGCGTGGACAAGATCGATTGGCTGTCGAAGGACGAAGGCGACCATTGGCGGTTCGTCACATATGGACGCACCCCGGCCGTCGAGGTTCTCATCGATCAGAGAAAGGTCTCGGGACAGAACGCGATAGCGACGCTCAGCGCGGCCGTGTCGAGCCTGCCGCAAAAGAGGCACTGTGTGGGCGCCAAGGACGTGTCCAACTAG
- a CDS encoding thiamine-phosphate kinase, which produces MTSTRTCADEGEDGVLHRIMPLLGRRGPVVIGPGDDAAVLDVAGKLVVTTDMLVEDEDFRTDWSTARDVGVKAAAQNLADVAAMGAEPIGLVVALGAPGDTPADWPEGLAEGLDAECARAGVSVVGGDLSAAPRLTVSVTAFGQFAGGRPVLRSGAGPGEVVALAGTLGRAAAGLDLLAAGFGDRAGTHGPVAELIGVQRRPTPCYEAGRAAARAGATAMLDVSDGLVRDAGRIAQASGVRIDLDGPFESDLDAVRPAAEALDASGPAAGADGDRSFDTCVRWVLTGGEDHGLLAVFPDEKSVPEQFRVIGSVVAGDPGVTTGGLQLPVGTASGWDHFGGRFRGGDGA; this is translated from the coding sequence ATGACCAGCACCCGCACGTGCGCCGATGAGGGCGAGGACGGCGTGTTGCACCGGATCATGCCGCTCTTGGGCCGTCGCGGGCCGGTCGTGATCGGGCCCGGGGACGACGCGGCAGTGCTCGACGTCGCCGGGAAACTCGTCGTGACCACCGACATGCTTGTCGAGGACGAGGACTTCCGGACGGACTGGTCCACGGCTCGGGACGTCGGCGTCAAGGCCGCCGCGCAAAATCTCGCCGACGTGGCGGCAATGGGGGCCGAGCCGATCGGTCTGGTGGTGGCGCTCGGCGCCCCCGGCGACACGCCTGCCGACTGGCCGGAGGGGTTGGCCGAAGGACTCGACGCCGAATGTGCCCGCGCCGGCGTTTCAGTGGTGGGCGGCGATCTGTCGGCTGCGCCGCGCCTGACCGTGAGCGTGACGGCGTTCGGCCAATTCGCCGGCGGCCGCCCCGTGCTGCGCTCGGGAGCAGGCCCCGGCGAAGTAGTCGCGCTGGCCGGAACGTTGGGGCGTGCAGCCGCCGGTCTCGACTTGCTGGCCGCAGGTTTCGGCGATCGTGCCGGCACCCACGGACCGGTGGCCGAACTGATTGGCGTGCAACGCCGTCCGACGCCGTGCTACGAGGCGGGACGTGCTGCAGCCCGGGCCGGCGCCACGGCCATGTTGGACGTCTCCGACGGGCTCGTGCGCGATGCCGGACGCATTGCACAGGCAAGCGGCGTGCGCATTGATTTAGACGGGCCGTTCGAGTCGGATCTCGACGCCGTCCGTCCGGCCGCCGAAGCCCTGGACGCCTCCGGCCCGGCGGCCGGCGCGGACGGGGACCGCTCCTTCGACACCTGTGTGCGATGGGTGCTCACCGGCGGAGAGGATCACGGGCTGCTTGCCGTGTTCCCGGACGAAAAATCGGTTCCGGAGCAGTTCCGGGTCATCGGGAGCGTCGTGGCCGGCGACCCCGGCGTCACGACCGGCGGGCTGCAGCTGCCGGTCGGCACGGCGTCCGGCTGGGACCATTTCGGCGGCCGTTTCCGGGGCGGAGACGGCGCATGA
- a CDS encoding DAK2 domain-containing protein, whose protein sequence is MSRFTGETVKRWVADIVDTLGRERRNIDELNVFPVADADTGTNMYFTVRAGAGAVRDLAADAPVGHLLDAFAVGAMRGARGNSGLILGVALQGFARAFRADAAPADGESDGGPGADAAAIAEALESANARAWESVTEPVNGTMLTVLSEAARAASGAATEDGTAAVLACCVDAARTALNATEVQLGVLTRAHVVDAGGVGVLRLLEALARSLDAPVPPGSVRFSRAVTDTETEYGYEIIGELGAADTSRLTADLVRLGGTSMVVADGGERAATVHVHVPDRDAARGGVEAINRYGTIRRVRVSSLVAGRGAAADKDPGLIAVSNGSGLTATFALAGAEVLPSGKDPTSMVRQMRETIESLGARDVVVLPNSPITLAVALDIQARNTIIDGQIRVIPSRSDVQSLAAAAVFDDTAPLDTVTAAMTDAAEATRHGEVLVATTAGCNAVVGSWQAGDVLGRIDATVRMRGRRVEEIAGAVLAELAGRGAELVTFVRGEACPDGLVAALADRQGPDVEITVLDGSSDSALQIGVE, encoded by the coding sequence ATGAGCCGGTTCACGGGCGAAACGGTCAAGCGGTGGGTGGCCGATATCGTCGACACGCTGGGCCGCGAACGCCGCAATATCGACGAATTGAACGTCTTCCCGGTAGCCGACGCCGACACCGGCACCAACATGTACTTCACTGTCCGCGCTGGCGCCGGCGCGGTTCGCGACCTGGCTGCCGACGCTCCCGTCGGACACCTGCTTGACGCGTTCGCGGTCGGGGCCATGCGCGGTGCCCGCGGCAATTCCGGCCTCATCCTGGGGGTGGCGTTGCAAGGCTTCGCCCGCGCCTTCCGGGCCGACGCCGCACCCGCCGACGGCGAGTCCGATGGCGGGCCGGGCGCGGACGCCGCGGCAATCGCCGAGGCCCTGGAATCCGCCAACGCACGGGCGTGGGAGTCGGTGACCGAGCCGGTGAACGGCACCATGCTGACGGTGCTGTCCGAAGCCGCCCGCGCGGCGTCCGGCGCAGCGACCGAGGACGGCACGGCCGCCGTCCTGGCGTGCTGCGTGGATGCGGCACGGACGGCGTTGAACGCCACCGAAGTCCAGCTCGGCGTCCTCACCCGGGCGCACGTGGTCGATGCGGGCGGCGTCGGCGTCCTGCGGCTGCTTGAAGCGTTGGCCCGCAGCCTGGACGCCCCGGTGCCGCCCGGCAGCGTCCGGTTCTCGCGTGCCGTGACGGATACCGAGACGGAATACGGGTACGAAATCATCGGCGAGCTGGGAGCGGCCGACACGTCGCGGTTGACAGCCGACCTGGTGCGTCTCGGCGGCACGTCGATGGTGGTGGCCGACGGGGGCGAGCGCGCCGCCACGGTGCACGTGCACGTGCCGGACCGGGACGCGGCCCGCGGGGGAGTCGAGGCCATCAACCGTTACGGCACGATCCGCCGCGTTCGCGTGTCGTCGCTGGTCGCCGGCCGCGGCGCCGCCGCCGACAAGGACCCCGGCTTGATCGCCGTCTCGAATGGCAGCGGCCTGACCGCGACGTTCGCCTTGGCCGGGGCCGAAGTGCTGCCGAGCGGCAAAGACCCGACGTCCATGGTCCGGCAAATGCGCGAGACAATAGAATCGCTCGGCGCCAGGGACGTCGTCGTCCTGCCCAACTCGCCCATCACCCTGGCCGTCGCGCTCGACATTCAGGCCAGGAACACGATCATCGACGGTCAAATCCGCGTCATCCCGTCCCGGTCGGATGTGCAGAGCCTCGCAGCGGCAGCAGTCTTCGACGACACGGCCCCGCTCGACACCGTCACGGCAGCCATGACCGACGCCGCCGAAGCGACCAGGCACGGGGAAGTGCTCGTTGCCACAACCGCCGGCTGCAACGCGGTGGTGGGTTCGTGGCAAGCCGGCGACGTGCTGGGCCGGATCGACGCCACGGTGCGCATGCGCGGACGCCGTGTCGAGGAGATCGCCGGCGCCGTGCTTGCCGAACTGGCTGGCCGGGGAGCCGAACTCGTCACGTTCGTACGCGGCGAGGCCTGCCCGGACGGGCTTGTCGCGGCGCTGGCCGACCGACAGGGGCCGGACGTCGAGATCACCGTGCTTGACGGCTCATCGGACTCGGCGCTGCAGATCGGGGTGGAGTGA
- a CDS encoding ATP-dependent DNA helicase RecG gives MPGARPDPLAQPLKSALGTRAANLLATLDLTTVGDLLRHYPRRYIQPGELTDLSALREDENVTLQATVVSVDSRRMRNRRGSLTNVVISDGVSTGHVTFFNQPWLDKQLRPGMAAIFSGKVGRYRGKLQLASPMWFNIADDEKEPDLASDPLAAGEATAPIAVYPAGEKIKSMQIRKQILGLLRRLRPAELVDPIPGGLIESRDLPGLYEAFEAVHRPMTIEQTRSGLARFKFEEALALQTQLLRRRHRAADLPAVRRPGKDSGGLLAAFDAQLPFELTGSQRTAGDEIAADLAGGHPMNRLLHGEVGSGKTVVAVRAMLQIVDSGGQAALLAPTEVLAAQHFRSISQLLGDLGAGTLMAGLESDEARTRVGLLTGSQQTAERRRMLLDIISGDIGIVVGTHALIQDAVKFHDLGLVVVDEQHRFGVKQRDALRDKTTAGVRPHTLVMTATPIPRTIAMTVFGDLDTSTLTELPNGEKKIDTYLVSLNEHAHWWDRIWERVREEVDTGRQVYVVAPRIGDEDTVDPAAEPAASVSETVALLRGRPELEGTTIEMLHGRMSAETKNRLMTDFAAGRIDVLVSTTVIEVGVDVANAKAMVILDAERFGVAALHQLRGRVGRGKDPGLCFLVTSSEPGTPGYSRLTHVAATLDGFELSKLDVESRREGDVLGNAQSGGKSGLKLLRVLKDERLIADARRAADALVADDPELDNHPALNAFIGDVLGHEDEEYLERG, from the coding sequence ATGCCGGGCGCTCGGCCGGATCCGCTGGCGCAACCCTTGAAATCGGCGCTGGGGACGCGCGCGGCAAACCTCCTGGCCACGCTCGATCTCACCACCGTCGGCGACCTGCTGCGGCATTATCCGCGCCGGTACATCCAACCCGGTGAGCTGACCGATCTGAGCGCACTGCGTGAAGACGAGAACGTGACGCTGCAGGCCACCGTCGTCAGCGTTGATTCACGCCGTATGCGAAACCGTCGCGGCAGCCTCACGAATGTGGTGATCTCGGACGGCGTGAGCACCGGACACGTCACGTTCTTCAACCAGCCGTGGCTGGACAAACAATTGCGCCCGGGGATGGCCGCCATCTTCAGCGGCAAGGTCGGCCGGTACCGCGGTAAGCTCCAGCTGGCCTCGCCCATGTGGTTCAACATTGCAGACGATGAGAAGGAACCCGATCTGGCGTCGGATCCGTTGGCGGCCGGCGAGGCGACGGCACCCATTGCCGTCTACCCGGCCGGCGAAAAGATCAAGTCCATGCAGATCCGTAAGCAGATCCTCGGCCTGCTGCGCCGGCTGCGTCCGGCCGAGCTGGTCGACCCGATCCCGGGCGGCCTCATCGAAAGCCGCGACCTGCCCGGCCTTTACGAAGCGTTCGAAGCGGTCCACCGGCCGATGACCATCGAACAAACCCGATCCGGATTGGCGCGATTCAAATTCGAAGAAGCGCTCGCCTTGCAAACGCAACTTCTGCGCCGCCGCCACCGCGCCGCCGATCTGCCCGCCGTCCGTCGTCCCGGAAAAGACAGCGGCGGGCTGCTTGCCGCGTTCGATGCGCAGCTGCCGTTCGAACTGACCGGCAGCCAACGGACCGCCGGCGATGAGATCGCCGCCGACCTGGCCGGCGGACACCCGATGAACCGGCTGCTGCACGGCGAGGTCGGATCGGGCAAGACGGTCGTGGCGGTGCGAGCCATGCTGCAAATCGTGGATTCCGGCGGCCAAGCGGCCTTGCTGGCCCCCACCGAGGTCCTCGCCGCGCAGCACTTCCGGTCCATCTCGCAGCTGCTGGGCGACTTGGGCGCCGGCACGCTGATGGCCGGCCTCGAGTCCGACGAAGCGCGCACTCGGGTCGGCCTGCTCACCGGCTCGCAGCAGACTGCCGAACGGCGGCGCATGCTGCTCGACATCATCAGCGGCGATATCGGCATCGTCGTCGGTACGCACGCGCTGATTCAGGACGCCGTGAAATTCCACGATCTCGGACTTGTGGTGGTCGACGAACAGCACCGGTTCGGCGTCAAGCAACGCGATGCGCTGCGCGACAAGACCACCGCGGGAGTACGTCCGCACACGCTCGTCATGACTGCCACGCCGATTCCTCGGACCATCGCCATGACGGTGTTCGGCGATCTGGACACGTCCACCCTCACCGAGCTGCCGAACGGTGAAAAGAAGATCGACACCTACCTGGTGTCGCTGAACGAACATGCGCATTGGTGGGACAGAATCTGGGAACGGGTCCGCGAAGAAGTCGACACCGGCCGGCAGGTGTACGTCGTGGCGCCGCGCATCGGCGACGAGGACACCGTCGACCCGGCCGCCGAGCCGGCCGCGTCAGTGAGCGAAACCGTAGCTCTCTTGCGCGGCCGGCCGGAGCTGGAAGGCACGACCATCGAGATGTTGCACGGCCGCATGAGCGCCGAAACGAAGAACCGGTTGATGACCGACTTCGCGGCCGGTCGGATCGACGTGCTCGTGTCCACGACCGTGATCGAAGTGGGAGTGGACGTGGCAAATGCCAAGGCCATGGTCATCCTCGACGCCGAGCGCTTCGGCGTCGCCGCGTTGCACCAACTTCGCGGGCGGGTCGGGCGCGGTAAAGACCCGGGGCTATGCTTCCTGGTGACAAGCTCCGAGCCCGGAACTCCGGGGTATTCGCGGCTCACGCATGTCGCCGCGACACTCGACGGATTCGAGTTGTCTAAACTTGACGTGGAGAGTCGGCGTGAAGGCGATGTTCTGGGCAATGCGCAGTCCGGTGGGAAATCCGGGCTGAAGCTCCTGCGGGTGCTCAAGGACGAACGGCTGATCGCGGATGCGCGCCGGGCGGCGGACGCACTCGTCGCCGACGATCCCGAACTGGACAACCATCCTGCCTTGAACGCGTTCATCGGCGACGTGCTGGGCCATGAAGACGAGGAATATCTTGAGCGCGGCTAA
- a CDS encoding ABC transporter ATP-binding protein → MKTRNILSAAKKKNYVIEVSELLVGYNQGTVCGELNFEVEAGDVLSLIGANGVGKTTVLKALIGLLEPEEGAVKLFGRPVDDRELWFRRDVASVLDEDAFFPSLSVAEHLILMAKGHAVPNPEDAVIAELETFGLTARAEALPSELSSGQRRRMLLASAFLRPFKLLVLDEPEQRLDPSTRIQLGERLRALGDAGTAIVMATHDGELMSAASDWAILIGDEPESMSVDDASEFLGS, encoded by the coding sequence ATGAAGACGAGGAATATCTTGAGCGCGGCTAAGAAGAAGAACTACGTCATCGAAGTCAGCGAACTTCTCGTCGGCTACAACCAGGGCACCGTGTGCGGGGAGCTGAACTTCGAGGTCGAGGCCGGCGACGTGCTGTCGCTGATCGGCGCCAACGGCGTCGGAAAGACAACTGTCTTGAAAGCGCTCATCGGGCTGCTCGAGCCGGAGGAAGGGGCGGTGAAACTGTTCGGCCGCCCGGTCGACGACAGGGAGCTGTGGTTCCGGCGCGACGTGGCGAGCGTCCTGGACGAGGACGCCTTCTTCCCGTCGCTGTCGGTGGCCGAGCACCTGATCCTGATGGCCAAGGGGCACGCCGTGCCGAACCCCGAGGACGCCGTGATCGCCGAACTCGAAACGTTCGGCTTGACGGCCAGGGCCGAGGCGCTGCCCAGCGAGTTGTCCTCCGGACAACGCAGACGGATGCTACTGGCGTCGGCCTTTCTGCGGCCGTTCAAACTCCTGGTCCTGGACGAGCCCGAACAACGGCTCGATCCGTCCACCCGCATCCAGCTGGGCGAGCGACTGCGCGCCCTCGGGGACGCCGGCACCGCAATAGTCATGGCCACCCACGACGGCGAGCTGATGAGCGCGGCGTCCGACTGGGCAATCCTGATCGGCGACGAACCCGAATCGATGTCGGTCGACGACGCATCGGAATTCTTAGGATCATGA